A genomic region of Synechococcales cyanobacterium T60_A2020_003 contains the following coding sequences:
- a CDS encoding ABC transporter permease — protein MTSGTTSSGQRRVQSFINSVSQALRSDFTTYTVKRVLQALLTLLLASALSFFIIQLAPGDYLDTLRLNPQISQETLQDLQTRFGLDKPVWQQYWLWLKQVVTKGDFGISFAYQRPVSSILRERIPPTLLLALSSIVVTWAIAIPLGIIGAVHHNKLIDRILRVISYIGQGFPTLITGLLLLFFAQLTSPLFPVGGMTSIDHEDLSWFGKILDIGWHLILPTLALSITGFAGLQRIMRGQMLDVMRQDYIRTARAKGLSENKVVYVHALRNAVNPLITLLGFEFASLLSGAFITEGLFNWPGLGKLVLEAVRAQDLYLVMASLMMGAVMLIVGNLLADLLLKVADPRIKLTEMN, from the coding sequence ATGACATCAGGAACCACTTCTTCAGGCCAGCGCCGTGTTCAGTCGTTCATCAACTCCGTATCCCAAGCACTACGGAGTGACTTTACGACCTATACCGTTAAGCGGGTGCTACAGGCATTGCTGACCCTGCTGTTGGCCTCTGCCCTCAGCTTTTTCATCATTCAGCTTGCCCCTGGAGACTACCTCGACACCCTCCGCCTAAATCCCCAGATTTCCCAAGAAACCCTGCAGGATTTGCAAACTCGCTTTGGCTTGGACAAACCCGTGTGGCAGCAATACTGGCTCTGGCTGAAGCAGGTCGTCACCAAGGGCGATTTTGGCATTAGTTTTGCCTACCAGCGTCCGGTGTCGTCGATTCTCCGGGAACGGATTCCCCCCACGCTGCTGTTGGCGCTGTCGTCTATCGTCGTGACCTGGGCGATCGCTATTCCCTTAGGCATCATCGGTGCGGTTCATCACAATAAGCTCATTGACCGAATTCTGCGCGTAATTAGCTACATTGGCCAAGGCTTTCCCACCCTGATTACGGGCTTGCTGCTGCTCTTTTTCGCTCAGCTCACCTCGCCCCTCTTCCCGGTCGGGGGAATGACCAGCATCGACCATGAGGATCTCTCCTGGTTTGGCAAAATTCTAGACATTGGCTGGCATTTGATTTTACCGACCCTGGCTCTCAGCATTACCGGATTTGCCGGGTTGCAGCGGATTATGCGGGGTCAAATGCTCGACGTGATGCGCCAAGACTACATTCGCACGGCACGAGCCAAGGGATTATCGGAAAACAAGGTCGTCTATGTCCATGCCCTGCGGAACGCCGTTAACCCGTTGATTACGCTACTGGGGTTTGAATTCGCCTCGCTCCTGAGTGGTGCGTTCATTACCGAAGGATTGTTTAACTGGCCGGGACTGGGCAAACTAGTACTGGAAGCGGTACGAGCGCAGGATTTGTATCTGGTGATGGCGAGCTTGATGATGGGAGCGGTGATGCTGATTGTGGGCAACTTACTGGCTGACCTGCTCCTGAAGGTGGCCGATCCTCGAATTAAGCTCACGGAGATGAATTAG